The following are encoded together in the Triticum dicoccoides isolate Atlit2015 ecotype Zavitan chromosome 6B, WEW_v2.0, whole genome shotgun sequence genome:
- the LOC119321851 gene encoding AT-hook motif nuclear-localized protein 20-like has protein sequence MANRWWDGHLGLPGVAPEQPSGSSGPKVESLALVVKDSETSPTSGGGEHADENKDAVGGGEPRDLGAVVPAPNRRPRGRPPGSKNKPKPPIFVTRDSPNALRSHVMEVAGGADVCDAIAQFSRRRQRGVCVLSGAGTVANVALRQPSAPGGAVVALHGRFEILSLTGTFLPGPAPPGSTGLTVYLAGGQGQVVGGSVVGSLVAAGPVMVIASTFANATYERLPLEDEDEGSGPPMAHDPLMAGGVHVHGHGHGMPDPSAAMPMFNMPPNNGHLGGGGSGGDGFPWAPHSRAPY, from the coding sequence ATGGCGAACCGGTGGTGGGACGGCCATTTGGGGCTGCCGGGCGTCGCGCCGGAGCAGCCGTCCGGCTCGTCGGGCCCCAAGGTCGAGTCGCTCGCGCTCGTTGTCAAAGATTCTGAGACCAGCCCGACGTCCGGTGGCGGCGAGCACGCGGACGAGAACAAGGACGCTGTCGGTGGCGGCGAGCCGCGCGATCTGGGCGCGGTGGTGCCCGCCCCGAACCGGCGGCCCCGGGGCCGGCCGCCGGGGTCCAAGAACAAGCCGAAGCCGCCCATCTTCGTGACGCGCGACAGCCCCAACGCGCTGCGCAGCCACGTGATGGAGGTGGCCGGCGGCGCCGACGTGTGCGACGCCATCGCGCAGTTCTCGCGCCGCCGGCAGCGGGGCGTGTGCGTGCTCAGCGGCGCCGGGACCGTGGCCAACGTGGCGCTGCGCCAGCCGTCGGCCCCCGGCGGCGCCGTGGTGGCCCTCCACGGCCGCTTCGAGATCCTCTCGCTCACGGGGACCTTCCTCCCGGGGCCCGCGCCGCCGGGGTCCACGGGGCTCACCGTGTACCTGGCCGGCGGGCAGGGGCAGGTGGTCGGCGGCAGCGTGGTGGGCTCGCTCGTCGCCGCGGGCCCCGTCATGGTGATCGCGTCCACGTTCGCCAACGCCACCTACGAGCGCCTGCCgctggaggacgaggacgagggcTCGGGCCCGCCGATGGCGCACGACCCGCTCATGGCCGGCGGCGTCCACGTCCACGGGCACGGGCACGGGATGCCCGACCCGTCGGCGGCGATGCCGATGTTCAACATGCCACCGAACAACGGGcatctcggcggcggcggcagcggcggcgacgggTTCCCATGGGCGCCGCACTCCCGCGCTCCCTACTGA